A single Opisthocomus hoazin isolate bOpiHoa1 chromosome 1, bOpiHoa1.hap1, whole genome shotgun sequence DNA region contains:
- the LOC142361102 gene encoding histone H2A type 1-like, which translates to MSSGNPSPATGATGQGQQGGPGQVGTDRRGAETPERAASGMSGAEEVCTVPEQEMETEETGSGGPSEGSEAKPRKSRCSRSSRAGLLFPVSRVDRQLRSGRFAERVGAQAPVFLAAVLQWVTRQAMDVAGRASKRSKQQCISPSHLQTAVRESSALKRLLRGGVHWRRGGTVRRSQRVGSPSRKRTTTSKKRRPKHRAAPARAFPAVK; encoded by the coding sequence atgAGCTCAGGCAACcccagcccagcgacaggagccaCCGGACAGGGCCAGCAAGGAGGGCCAGGACAGGTGGGCACAGACAGGCGCGGCGCAGAGACACCGGAGAGAGCTGCGAGTGGCATGTCGGGAGCAGAGGAGGTCTGCACGGTGCCCGAGCAGGAGATGGAGACCGAAGAGACGGGCTCCGGGGGCCCCTCCGAAGGCAGCGAAGCAAAGCCCAGGAAGagccgctgctcccgctcctcccgggccGGGCTGCTCTTCCCCGTCAGCCGCGTGGACCGGCAGCTGCGCAGCGGCCGCTTTGCGGAGCGCGTTGGAGCCCAGGCCCCCGTcttcctggctgcggtgctgcagtGGGTGACGCGCCAGGCCATGGACGTGGCCGGCAGGGCttccaagaggagcaagcagcagtgcaTTTCTCCATCGCACTTGCAGACGGCCGTGCGGGAGAGCTCCGCGCTCAAGCGGCTCCTACGAGGCGGCGTGCACTGGCGCCGCGGCGGGACTGTCCGCCGCAGCCAGCGCGTGGGCTCACCCTCCAGAAAGAGGACGACCACCAGTAAGAAGAGACGCCCCAAGCACAGGGCTGCGCCTGCCCgtgcctttcctgctgtgaagtgA
- the LOC142361119 gene encoding late histone H2A.2.2-like, giving the protein MRQDMKLPFADCLEEEQVKTKMSCSSRAGLASPVSHKDRQQCKGRRAACAGAGPPVCLVPVLQYSTYETADKDEEISEQHISPLHIVWTVKRYSELTKLLAGITIGKAGAHQRKKSIASSLENRDTKLPWFNPAAGN; this is encoded by the coding sequence ATGAGACAGGACATGAAACTGCCTTTTGCAGACTGTTTGGAAGAGGAACAAGTGAAGACCAAAATGAGCTGCTcctccagggctgggctggcctCCCCTGTGAGCCACAAAGACAGGCAGCAGTGCAAAGGGAGACGGGCAGCGTGTGCTGGGGCTGGACCCCCTGTGTGTCTGGTTCCTGTGCTCCAGTACTCGACGTATGAGACTGCGGACAAGGATGAGGAAATTTCAGAGCAGCACATTTCTCCATTGCATATTGTCTGGACTGTCAAAAGATACTCTGAACTTACGAAACTCCTGGCAGGCATCACCATCGGCAAGGCAGGGGCACACCAAAGAAAGAAGTCAATTGCCTCCTCTCTCGAGAACAGGGATACTAAACTgccgtggtttaacccggcagctggcaactag